In Agarivorans gilvus, one genomic interval encodes:
- a CDS encoding phosphatidate cytidylyltransferase: MLKQRVLTALILAPLALAAIFMLPLPGLALALALVLVLAAREWARVVSELNSKRVGFLLVFALSFGLSFWLMPLQGLASSAVFSVVVGIAACAWGGSIYLLATYPNAARFWHNSSLFKLIVGLVVLLPFFWSLIFLRAIDPDHPSVGGAWVLYVLLLVWAADSGAYFAGRRFGRHKLAKNVSPKKTIEGLLGGFCVAALVTVGAFLFMPIALGKEWVLIVASVFTVLASVVGDLVESMFKRQAGIKDSGTLLPGHGGLLDRIDSLTAAMPVFAFFYLHWM, translated from the coding sequence TTGCTTAAGCAAAGAGTGTTAACTGCCCTTATACTGGCACCTTTGGCCCTCGCGGCTATTTTCATGCTGCCTCTGCCAGGCTTAGCCCTGGCTTTAGCTTTAGTCCTAGTGCTGGCCGCTCGGGAGTGGGCTCGGGTTGTTTCCGAGCTTAATTCTAAGCGGGTTGGTTTTTTGTTGGTATTTGCGCTTAGTTTTGGTCTTAGTTTCTGGTTAATGCCATTGCAAGGACTGGCCAGCTCAGCGGTATTTAGCGTAGTTGTTGGTATAGCTGCATGTGCATGGGGCGGCAGTATTTACTTGTTAGCGACTTATCCCAATGCTGCTCGCTTTTGGCATAACAGTAGCTTGTTTAAACTGATTGTTGGCCTGGTGGTATTACTGCCATTTTTTTGGTCATTAATTTTCTTACGTGCTATTGACCCTGACCATCCTAGTGTTGGCGGGGCCTGGGTGCTCTATGTACTGCTGTTAGTATGGGCTGCTGATAGTGGTGCTTATTTTGCGGGTAGACGTTTTGGGCGGCATAAGTTGGCGAAAAATGTCAGCCCGAAAAAAACTATCGAAGGTTTGCTTGGGGGCTTTTGTGTGGCCGCCTTAGTGACTGTTGGTGCTTTCTTGTTTATGCCTATTGCTCTAGGTAAAGAGTGGGTGCTTATCGTTGCCAGCGTATTTACTGTTTTAGCCTCAGTAGTCGGGGATTTAGTTGAAAGTATGTTTAAGCGACAAGCCGGAATTAAGGATAGCGGTACTCTGTTACCCGGTCACGGTGGCTTGTTGGACCGTATTGATAGTCTGACTGCTGCTATGCCTGTATTTGCTTTTTTCTACCTTCATTGGATGTAA
- a CDS encoding polyprenyl diphosphate synthase, whose protein sequence is MTLPEAQQAAVKEAMPKHVAIIMDGNGRWAQQRGKLRMFGHQAGVKSVRRAVSFATQVGIQSLTLFAFSSENWRRPEEEVSSLMNLFLTVLQREVKKLKNNNVQLRIIGDTSRFSEKLQQRIAVAQQETADNTGLVLNIAANYGGRWDMLNACQQLCRQVKSGALDEQQITEQDISTLMEENTVGDVDLLIRTGGDHRISNFLLWQTAYAEFYFSDVLWPDFDDDAFGKAIAAFVSRERRFGCTGEQVQALLNNNQQNEDHFA, encoded by the coding sequence ATGACCTTACCCGAAGCACAGCAAGCGGCTGTTAAAGAAGCGATGCCTAAACACGTTGCCATTATTATGGATGGTAATGGGCGTTGGGCTCAGCAACGCGGTAAATTGCGGATGTTTGGCCATCAAGCTGGGGTTAAGTCAGTAAGAAGAGCAGTAAGCTTTGCCACCCAAGTTGGAATTCAATCGTTAACTTTATTTGCTTTTAGTAGTGAAAATTGGCGCCGTCCTGAAGAAGAAGTGTCAAGCTTAATGAATTTGTTTTTGACAGTTTTGCAACGTGAAGTGAAAAAACTAAAAAACAATAATGTACAACTGCGAATTATTGGAGATACTTCTCGTTTTAGTGAGAAACTACAGCAACGCATTGCCGTCGCTCAACAAGAAACCGCAGACAATACCGGTTTAGTGCTGAATATCGCTGCTAACTACGGCGGTCGATGGGATATGCTTAATGCATGCCAACAGCTGTGTCGCCAAGTTAAGTCGGGAGCGCTTGATGAGCAACAGATTACTGAGCAAGATATTTCGACGTTAATGGAAGAGAATACTGTAGGAGATGTCGATTTGTTGATCCGCACCGGTGGCGATCATCGAATCAGTAATTTTTTATTGTGGCAAACAGCGTATGCAGAGTTCTATTTTAGCGATGTGCTGTGGCCAGATTTTGACGATGATGCTTTTGGCAAAGCCATTGCGGCATTTGTTAGCCGCGAGCGTCGTTTTGGCTGTACCGGTGAACAGGTACAAGCTTTATTAAATAATAATCAACAGAATGAGGACCATTTTGCTTAA
- the rseP gene encoding sigma E protease regulator RseP produces MNDLIWNTSFFIIALGILVTVHEFGHFWVARRCGVKVERFSIGFGKALWRRTAADGTEYVVALIPLGGYVKMLDERVAPVPAELRSQAFNNKSLAQRSAVVAAGPLANFILAIFAFWLMFIIGVPSVKPVLGGVVEGSIAEQAGLRAGQEIVRIDEQRTLDWEAVNLALVSHLGNQALDVQVKDLKTQQLSNKLLDIRNWQLDSEQQNPILSLGLQAYSPDILTTVAQVVDGKPAERAGVQVGDQLIALDGNELASWQDFVSYVQARPEQVIQLSLLRQGQSLQLDLRPETREYQGKSTGYVGLAPEVEPYPAEYQVNLHYGLFDAVGKSLERTWHLSKLTVSMIGKLVTGVVSLDNLSGPISIAKGAGATADYGLVYFLGFVALVSINLGIINLFPLPVLDGGHLVFFAIEGITGKPVSERVQEIGFRIGAVLVMALMSLAIFNDFMRL; encoded by the coding sequence ATGAATGATCTGATTTGGAATACCTCATTTTTTATTATCGCTCTTGGCATTTTAGTTACTGTTCATGAGTTCGGTCACTTTTGGGTGGCTCGGCGATGTGGGGTTAAAGTAGAGCGTTTTTCTATCGGTTTTGGTAAGGCCTTATGGCGCAGAACAGCGGCTGATGGAACGGAGTATGTGGTTGCTCTAATTCCTTTAGGCGGTTACGTAAAAATGTTAGATGAGAGAGTGGCTCCGGTACCTGCGGAGTTACGTTCTCAAGCGTTCAATAATAAGAGTTTGGCACAGCGAAGTGCGGTCGTGGCAGCGGGGCCTTTAGCCAATTTTATTTTGGCTATTTTTGCTTTTTGGCTGATGTTTATTATTGGTGTCCCTTCGGTAAAACCGGTGTTAGGTGGTGTAGTTGAAGGCAGTATCGCAGAGCAAGCCGGCCTGCGTGCGGGTCAAGAGATTGTGCGCATTGACGAGCAACGCACGCTTGACTGGGAAGCGGTTAATTTGGCCTTGGTAAGTCACTTGGGCAACCAAGCTCTGGATGTGCAAGTTAAAGACCTTAAGACTCAACAATTAAGCAACAAGCTGCTTGATATCCGTAACTGGCAGCTCGATAGCGAACAGCAAAATCCCATTTTAAGTCTTGGCTTACAGGCTTACAGCCCTGACATTTTGACTACGGTTGCCCAAGTTGTTGATGGTAAGCCAGCAGAAAGAGCCGGTGTGCAAGTTGGCGATCAGTTAATAGCCTTAGATGGTAACGAGCTGGCCTCTTGGCAGGATTTTGTTAGTTACGTTCAAGCTAGGCCTGAACAAGTAATTCAACTTAGCTTGCTGCGTCAAGGTCAGTCGCTGCAATTGGACTTGCGTCCAGAAACTCGGGAATACCAAGGTAAATCAACTGGATATGTGGGGCTTGCTCCTGAAGTTGAACCTTACCCAGCAGAGTACCAAGTCAATTTACATTACGGTTTATTCGACGCTGTTGGTAAATCATTGGAACGAACTTGGCATTTAAGCAAATTGACGGTCTCAATGATCGGTAAATTGGTGACAGGGGTGGTTTCATTAGATAATCTTAGCGGTCCAATATCCATAGCTAAGGGAGCCGGAGCAACGGCCGACTATGGCTTAGTATATTTTTTGGGCTTTGTTGCCTTAGTCAGTATTAACTTAGGCATTATAAACTTGTTTCCGTTGCCAGTATTAGATGGCGGACACTTAGTCTTCTTCGCTATAGAAGGCATTACTGGCAAACCTGTTTCAGAACGCGTACAAGAAATAGGATTTAGGATTGGTGCAGTATTGGTGATGGCTCTAATGAGCTTAGCCATTTTTAATGATTTTATGCGCTTATAA